The following coding sequences lie in one Zingiber officinale cultivar Zhangliang chromosome 2B, Zo_v1.1, whole genome shotgun sequence genomic window:
- the LOC122045943 gene encoding disease resistance protein Pik-2-like gives MEIGIATTMAMQLVEFSFQSMTGKLEKMLEEKASLLAGVEDDAQDMVDELRSITSYLTAMSTRRNLDVQQQNWVNEVREVAYNAEDSIDEFDYHLRSTPYDERGVKGFFKHFLPRIKSLKARDCIASDIKKLKVKVEDIKKRHDRYSLPNEATRSGTTTGLDMADRYSDPRIIGHFVEEAHLVGINQSRDKIIGWVMDESCLELIVISLVGFGGLGKTTLAKTVYDDPIRGHFQSRAWIAVSQNYSIKELLKKIIQQISVRKKEIQDVLGCRDAKLNTEKLLNQMDESQLVQTVRGHLHGKRYFIVFDDVWSTEAWESLSIALPQGKEGSRVIVTSRSEEVANYSCSRNRQFIFKVSPLSSELSWELFCRKVFEAPDYSCPTELENVGREILQKCNGLPLAIVTIGGLLASKPDKKLEEWKDLRDHLRLEIQTNDMLSKINQILGLSYNDLPYYLKPCFLFLGTFPEDYEIRRKRLMRRWIAEGIVNGVGGLPDEKMAERCFNQLVNRSLVQPSEFDDNGTVRSCRVHDMMLDVIISISRKENFAVVLNKHSTQTTIQPRHQRIRRLSWQGGSSGLVPNTDLSHLRSFTAFGEDVPVNDYRKQRLSRAIDLEGCRNLDDLHPKSFSKLCLLKYLSLRNTGLSELPDSIGDLQNLEFLDIRETYINKLPNAIVKLQKLVHLLAGGYIKWPCMEDSFFLNVYLPKGIRKLKKLRTFGLVRAHDVHSLQEIGELVDLEKLGMSFGFRDLKRKALEEISALLSKLNGSLRSLTLANSNLKKALDEVVSPPLLLHKLQIHAARGGFPAWFASLKQVVKITLSNTRLQLQDLQVLRNLHTLVKLVLGFHSFDDNYEDFVFDQVGFANLKFLEIEMHSVSFEEGALQSLEILKMDKIFIGYSVDGIEHLHGLKEVHIQTESDDIIEMVKNIAANHSNRPKCFAKLLKSA, from the coding sequence ATGGAGATTGGCATAGCGACGACGATGGCTATGCAGCTTGTGGAGTTCTCCTTTCAGTCCATGACGGGAAAGCTAGAGAAGATGCTAGAGGAAAAAGCCTCGTTGCTGGCCGGAGTCGAAGACGATGCCCAAGACATGGTCGACGAGCTGAGAAGCATCACCTCTTACTTGACGGCCATGTCAACTAGGCGGAATCTGGATGTTCAACAACAGAACTGGGTGAACGAAGTCAGGGAGGTGGCCTACAATGCCGAAGACTCGATCGATGAGTTCGACTACCATCTCCGGTCGACACCTTACGACGAGCGCGGAGTCAAAGGTTTTTTCAAGCACTTCCTTCCCCGTATAAAATCATTGAAAGCTCGCGATTGCATAGCTTCGGATATCAAGAAGTTGAAGGTTAAAGTAGAAGACATTAAAAAGAGGCACGATCGCTATTCCCTCCCAAATGAAGCTACAAGATCTGGCACAACCACCGGCTTGGACATGGCCGACAGATACTCCGATCCACGGATCATCGGCCATTTTGTAGAGGAAGCTCATCTCGTGGGCATCAACCAGAGTAGGGATAAGATCATCGGGTGGGTGATGGACGAGAGctgtctcgagcttatagtgatttctCTAGTCGGTTTTGGTGGTTTAGGAAAGACAACTTTAGCTAAGACTGTCTATGACGATCCTATCAGAGGCCACTTTCAATCTCGAGCTTGGATTGCAGTGTCACAAAATTACAGCATCAAAGAGCTTCTCAAAAAGATTATTCAACAAATTTCAGTCAGGAAGAAAGAAATCCAAGATGTTCTAGGGTGTCGAGATGCCAAATTGAACACAGAGAAACTTCTGAACCAGATGGACGAGTCACAGCTGGTGCAGACAGTCAGAGGCCATCTCCATGGAAAGAGGTATTTTATCGTTTTTGATGATGTTTGGAGCACTGAAGCATGGGAAAGCTTGAGCATTGCACTACCACAAGGTAAAGAAGGAAGTAGGGTGATAGTGACCAGCCGCAGTGAGGAAGTGGCAAACTATAGTTGTTCTCGTAATCGTCAATTTATATTTAAAGTCTCTCCTTTATCAAGTGAGCTATCGTGGGAGTTATTCTGTAGAAAAGTATTTGAAGCGCCTGACTATAGTTGTCCTACAGAGCTAGAAAATGTTGGTAGGGAAATCTTACAAAAATGCAATGGACTGCCACTTGCTATTGTGACAATCGGAGGTCTTCTGGCTTCGAAGCCTGATaaaaaacttgaggaatggaaagACTTGCGCGACCACCTTCGTTTGGAGATACAGACTAATGATATGCTGTCAAAGATCAATCAGATACTAGGTTTGAGTTACAATGACTTGCCTTACTATCTCAAGCCttgcttcttgttcttaggcaccTTCCCTGAGGATTATGAGATTCGTCGGAAGCGTCTGATGAGACGGTGGATTGCCGAAGGGATTGTGAATGGCGTAGGTGGCTTACCCGATGAGAAAATGGCCGAGCGCTGCTTCAACCAATTGGTGAATCGTAGCTTGGTGCAGCCATCAGAATTTGATGATAATGGGACAGTAAGATCCTGCCGCGTCCATGACATGATGCTCGACGTCATAATCTCGATTTCAAGAAAGGAGAACTTTGCGGTGGTACTGAATAAGCACTCCACGCAGACGACCATTCAGCCTCGACATCAGAGGATAAGACGCTTATCCTGGCAGGGAGGAAGCAGTGGACTAGTTCCCAACACTGATCTGTCCCACCTCCGATCCTTTACTGCATTTGGTGAGGATGTACCAGTGAACGATTATAGAAAGCAGAGGCTGTCGAGGGCAATTGACCTGGAAGGATGTAGGAACTTGGATGATTTACACCCCAAGAGCTTTTCCAAGCTGTGTCTTTTGAAGTACTTGTCTCTAAGAAATACTGGATTATCTGAATTGCCAGATTCAATTGGAGATTTGCAAAATCTAGAGTTTTTGGATATAAGagaaacttatattaataaactaCCCAATGCCATCGTCAAACTCCAAAAACTGGTTCATCTGCTTGCTGGTGGTTATATTAAATGGCCTTGTATGGAGGACTCATTCTTTCTAAACGTGTATCTACCGAAAGGAATAAGAAAGTTGAAAAAACTTCGCACGTTTGGATTGGTACGTGCTCATGATGTGCACTCGCTACAGGAGATTGGCGAGCTTGTCGACCTCGAGAAGCTTGGCATGTCTTTTGGGTTTCGTGATCTTAAACGCAAAGCGCTGGAGGAGATTAGCGCCCTGCTTTCGAAGCTCAATGGCAGCCTTCGATCACTAACACTTGCAAACAGCAATCTGAAAAAGGCACTCGATGAGGTAGTTTCGCCGCCGTTGCTGCTCCACAAGCTCCAGATACATGCCGCGCGTGGCGGATTCCCTGCTTGGTTTGCATCTCTGAAGCAGGTGGTCAAGATAACTCTCTCCAACACACGGCTGCAGCTCCAGGATCTGCAAGTCTTGAGAAATCTCCACACTCTGGTCAAGCTGGTGCTAGGATTTCACTCATTCGACGATAATTATGAGGATTTTGTCTTCGATCAGGTAGGGTTCGCAAACCTCAAGTTCCTGGAAATTGAGATGCACAGTGTGAGTTTCGAAGAAGGTGCACTCCAAAGCCTCGAAATTCTTAAAATGGATAAAATTTTCATTGGATATAGCGTCGATGGCATAGAACATCTGCATGGGCTAAAGGAGGTTCACATTCAGACTGAGAGTGATGATATAATAGAGATGGTCAAAAATATTGCAGCAAACCATTCAAATCGTCCCAAATGTTTTGCAAAACTACTCAAGTCTGCTTAA